Proteins encoded together in one Penicillium digitatum chromosome 1, complete sequence window:
- a CDS encoding Asparaginyl-tRNA synthetase Slm5, putative — protein MQIWRRPFTTSVGRLTHSSTDYRPSIVRCAQILQATKNGGASNFEDQEIKVNGFIRSVRKQKRFAFAEISDGSTVEPLQAILNPAQAADLSTGTAIEISGIWKACPPGKEQTHELQTTDVKVVGASDPETFPIQKKYHSPDFLRQIPHLRIRTPFNSLLSRFRSECMFQLGNVFHSHPDGAFTQVQPPLITSSDCEGAGETFTLVPRGAASPRTENEHFFRAPKYLTVSSQLHLEAYAAELGNVWTLTPVFRAEKSDTPRHLSEFYMLEAEVNFMSDLDSLTGLVEHLLRDLTRRLYNTPVGQEILSAKRSGEPGQESSAEETGSLRQRWVDLMDGPKWHRVTYTQAMEMLQRAVTEDGASFEHPPTWNGGLQLEHEKYIVEVLHQGRPVFVTDYPKTVKPFYMAPSQVANDSNTPGETVACFDLLLPEVSEVAGGSLREHRLPDLIKNMRESLYPHLTPDEDLSHLQWYADLRRWGSAPHGGFGLGFDRFLGYLTGVSSVRDIVSFPRYFGRADC, from the exons ATGCAGATATGGCGGCGACCCTTCACCACCTCCGTGGGCAGACTTACCCATAGCTCAACTGATTACCGTCCGTCTATCGTGCGATGCGCGCAGATCCTCCAAGCCACCAAAAACGGTGGAGCCAGCAACTTCGAGGACCAAGAAATTAAAGTGAATGGGTTCATTCGGTCTGTACGGAAACAGAAACGTTTTGCATTCGCAGAAATATCTGATGGCTCTACCGTGGAGCCACTACAGGCAATTTTGAACCCCGCGCAGGCAGCAGA TTTGTCGACCGGAACTGCAATCGAAATATCGGGCATCTGGAAAGCTTGCCCACCGGGTAAAGAGCAAACTCATGAGCTCCAAACAACCGATGTGAAGGTCGTAGGCGCATCCGACCCAGAG ACGTTTCCGATCCAGAAAAAGTACCACAGCCCCGACTTCCTGCGTCAGATTCCACACCTCCGCATTCGAACGCCCTTCAATTCTCTCCTTTCGCGCTTCCGATCCGAGTGCATGTTCCAACTTGGCAATGTCTTCCACTCTCATCCGGACGGAGCTTTTACGCAAGTTCAGCCCCCCCTTATAACGTCCTCGGATTGTGAAGGCGCCGGCGAGACGTTCACATTGGTGCCACGCGGTGCTGCTTCACCCCGCACCGAGAACGAGCATTTCTTCCGAGCGCCAAAATATCTTACTGTTTCGTCGCAACTTCACCTCGAAGCTTATGCGGCGGAGTTGGGCAATGTCTGGACATTGACACCCGTGTTCCGGGCGGAGAAGAGTGACACACCGCGTCACCTTAGCGAGTTCTATATGCTCGAAGCCGAGGTCAATTTCATGTCCGATCTTGACTCTCTTACTGGCTTAGTGGAACATCTGCTACGTGATCTGACGCGTCGTCTATATAATACTCCTGTGGGCCAAGAGATTTTGTCGGCGAAGCGGTCTGGCGAGCCAGGCCAGGAATCCAGCGCCGAGGAGACGGGATCTCTGCGTCAAAGATGGGTCGATCTAATGGATGGGCCAAAATGGCACCGCGTGACATACACCCAAGCCATGGAGATGCTCCAGCGTGCTGTCACCGAAGACGGTGCGTCATTTGAGCATCCCCCAACATGGAATGGAGGTCTACAACTTGAGCATGAAAAGTATATCGTCGAGGTGCTCCATCAAGGACGTCCTGTCTTCGTGACGGACTACCCGAAAACCGTCAAGCCGTTCTACATGGCTCCCTCACAGGTTGCCAATGACAGCAACACGCCCGGGGAGACAGTGGCATGTTTCGACCTGCTCCTCCCCGAAGTCAGCGAAGTCGCCGGGGGCTCCCTGCGCGAGCATCGCCTGCCGGATCTCATCAAGAACATGC GCGAGTCGCTGTATCCTCATCTTACCCCCGACGAGGACCTGAGCCACCTCCAATGGTATGCTGACCTCCGACGCTGGGGCTCTGCCCCTCATGGAGGCTTTGGGCTCGGATTTGATCGATTCCTAGGCTACTTGACTGGTGTCTCCAGCGTTCGGGATATCGTATCTTTCCCGCGTTACTTTGGCCGTGCTGATTGCTGA
- a CDS encoding RNA binding protein, putative, translating to MLKPFQVRNLRVSTHQEPEQLADPRAPPGVVQISATDYDELASNHPRARLTYMDVDDDDETITVGSALELSQRLDEPLDTNTQLESVEPSPDDISPMHVFDIHRSNSVTELWKRFEHNVPKQDLAEQHEVPVHITTSPSVSADQPQPLMEAFEAELAKMFNAADSLESPAPLLPNSAPTIESSVNVNSGRSPHPVEILATQVLDQLIHGATMLQSEWRTKIPGLQRQLQNAQRQFENAQKSLPENVEASLRALLITVEAHLRTAFYNLPDGGRQMAEDAFQAGRPVAETAADGLRMMASELNEVGKTLFAAFESEFGRAVSTASTSNSTSEVPNPGASGPSFNIAAYNEATASGTTCSQNSNANPSRTATNEKSTAGLGESSPPDAAQAGVPPNPSRHGQPTPVQSNHWAPPSWPAPSWNPFQTYHAPPPPCPSLPPALLPNFTYWPQGPPAFASRPPPVFNAPSKTTHTSQTKSGEWKNKPATKSLFIGNVGFKVTDKMIQDVFAAKGFLVKVDLPLETASGRHAGFGYVHFPSEYPAFAAMDALQGAVIDGHSINLEPMYHPPIESTNGPRTKTSITNNAPSERNSTISGPFSSPFPDRLQKSPCKPRKTENRRKSVNFVELTQNVDLGQAQTESSALLDSPSDDPAFSARFPSLLPETSAHHIDPLSDRGVSSYSHTESHFPPVSQWEAQVLANRQERPVTEPTASDTKHPEGPSTHALPLHPTRKAFGQSQPASHLDAAANKSSVVDAGQPSDFSKAIRDPLVYSFGVEETMRPVVDLNGPQTATKLKRRATEHKPHNPNHWHASETDSHHPLNHSASMRHPGDRSHGPAGTDAWARLSRRERKSASSRVQIPGSFPVENTTRVELSSTRGTSVPESDDTAVERCVSALVDMGYGAEQEGGRSRMAVYAAMANGDLMDAIDMIEEERSIYDRRPSQ from the exons ATGTTGAAGCCCTTCCAGGTCAGAAACCTTCGGGTATCCACTCATCAAGAGCCCGAGCAGCTTGCGGATCCTCGTGCACCTCCAGGAGTGGTCCAGATTTCTGCGACAGATTACGATGAATTAGCCTCAAACCATCCTCGCGCGAGGTTGACTTATATGGAtgtcgatgatgatgacgaaaCAATCACC GTAGGATCCGCTCTTGAGCTCTCTCAGCGCCTTGATGAGCCCCTAGACACTAATACGCAGCTTGAATCCGTCGAACCTTCTCCCGATGACATCAGTCCGATGCACGTATTTGATATTCACCGATCAAACTCCGTGACCGAGTTGTGGAAGCGATTTGAACACAACGTTCCGAAACAAGACTTGGCTG AGCAACATGAAGTCCCGGTCCACATCACTACCTCCCCATCGGTCTCTGCGGACCAGCCTCAGCCTCTTATGGAAGCATTTGAGGCTGAACTAGCAAAGATGTTCAATGCTGCTGACTCCTTGGAGAGTCCAGCACCTCTACTACCTAATTCCGCACCGACTATTGAATCATCAGTCAACGTAAACTCTGGGCGATCCCCTCATCCCGTTGAGATTTTAGCGACACAGGTCCTAGACCAGTTGATCCACGGGGCTACTATGCTACAGTCTGAATGGAGAACAAAAATCCCTGGGTTACAGCGACAGTTACAGAATGCCCAAAGACAATTTGAAAATGCACAGAAATCCTTGCCTGAGAACGTGGAAGCGTCATTGCGGGCACTTCTCATCACTGTTGAAGCTCACCTAAGAACCGCTTTTTATAACCTCCCAGATGGAGGAAGACAAATGGCAGAAGATGCCTTCCAAGCAGGAAGGCCTGTCGCTGAAACCGCCGCTGATGGTCTTCGCATGATGGCCTCCGAACTCAACGAGGTCGGAAAAACTTTATTTGCCGCATTCGAAAGCGAGTTTGGGCGCGCTGTATCAACAGCCTCTACGTCGAACTCGACTTCCGAGGTGCCAAATCCCGGAGCATCCGGGCCATCCTTTAACATTGCTGCATACAATGAAGCTACGGCCTCGGGCACCACGTGCTCCCAGAACTCAAATGCGAATCCTTCGAGAACAGCCACAAACGAGAAATCAACAGCAGGCCTAGGCGAATCATCTCCACCTGATGCTGCACAAGCAGGAGTACCCCCCAATCCAAGTCGCCATGGTCAACCCACACCAGTACAATCAAATCATTGGGCTCCTCCTTCATGGCCTGCTCCATCTTGGAATCCATTCCAAACTTATCATGCTCCCCCGCCTCCCTGTCCTTCACTACCGCCTGCATTGCTGCCGAATTTCACCTACTGGCCGCAAGGGCCACCTGCGTTCGCGTCTCGACCTCCTCCTGTGTTCAATGCTCCGTCGAAGACTACACATACATCGCAAACCAAGTCTGGAGAATGGAAAAACAAGCCCGCCACTAAATCCTTGTTTATCGGGAATGTTGGTTTCAAGGTTACCGACAAGATGATACAGGACGTGTTTGCCGCCAAGGGATTTCTGGTCAAGGTAGATCTCCCGCTAGAGACCGCATCAGGAAGACATGCAGGCTTTGGCTACGTTCATTTCCCCTCAGAATATCCGGCTTTCGCTGCAATGGACGCCTTGCAGGGTGCTGTCATTGACGGCCACTCGATAAACCTTGAGCCTATGTATCATCCCCCTATCGAAAGT ACAAATGGCCCTCGGACTAAGACGAGCATTACAAACAACGCTCCCTCAGAACGAAACAGTACCATATCGGGGCCCTTTTCGTCCCCGTTTCCTGACAGGCTTCAGAAGAGTCCATGCAAGCCTAGAAAAACGGAGAATCGGAGAAAGTCGGTCAATTTCGTAGAACTCACGCAGAATGTTGATCTTGGGCAAGCTCAGACGGAATCGTCCGCACTACTTGATTCTCCAAGCGATGACCCTGCATTCAGCGCACGTTTTCCTTCGCTTTTGCCCGAGACGAGCGCACATCACATTGATCCATTGAGCGATCGGGGTGTTTCTTCGTATTCACATACAGAATCTCATTTCCCACCTGTGTCTCAATGGGAGGCCCAAGTTCTTGCAAATCGGCAGGAACGCCCTGTAACAGAACCTACAGCTAGTGACACAAAGCACCCTGAGGGTCCTTCCACTCACGCTTTACCCCTGCATCCTACACGGAAGGCGTTTGGTCAATCTCAACCAGCTTCTCATCTAGATGCAGCTGCCAATAAATCATCGGTCGTCGATGCTGGACAACCTTCCGACTTTAGCAAAGCAATTCGGGATCCGCTTGTTTATTCATTCGGTGTCGAGGAGACTATGCGCCCAGTGGTAGATCTCAATGGCCCCCAGACTGCGACCAAGTTGAAGCGTCGAGCCACTGAGCAcaaacctcataacccaaACCATTGGCATGCTTCTGAGACTGACAGTCATCATCCCCTCAATCATTCCGCAAGTATGCGTCATCCTGGGGACAGATCGCATGGTCCTGCGGGAACAGACGCATGGGCGCGCCTTTCTAGGCGAGAACGAAAGAGTGCCTCTTCTCGTGTGCAGATCCCCGGAAGCTTCCCGGTAGAAAATACGACGAGGGTCGAACTCTCTAGTACTCGTGGTACCAGTGTTCCTGAGTCTGATGATACGGCAGTTGAACGATGTGTGTCTGCTCTTGTCGACATGGGTTACGGGGCGGAACAGGAGGGCGGACGGTCAAGGATGGCTGTGTATGCGGCCATGGCAAATGGCGACCTCATGGATGCGATTGAtatgattgaagaggaaAGATCGATCTATGATAGACGGCCTTCGCAGTGA
- a CDS encoding Histone acetyltransferase (MysT1), putative gives MATPKSAPLQTPANRNVNNVVLGDLLFKPWNQSIYPEDLVAKDADRLYVCRWCFRYSCDVDIFEEHKRACEHRITPPGTKVYDHGGYAVWEVDGQNHKLFGQNLSLFAKLFLNHKTVFFDVATFLYYILTFTDPDDFDSYYVLGFFSKEKLSWDANNLACILIFPPYQHKQLGKLLMGVSYKLSGWDSNGGCIGGPEKPLSELGHKSYVRFWAERIARFLLRGKPSGSSIETDQQKPSSIPKGSRKRPLRETITVEELGLGTGMLTEDVITALKSMGLFEPQSTPKKRKSTRTAAEDITTPPGQMVTICKSDVWEWAQAHHLSLDDPVREEGFEGLWPPEIVSDGDGHSVTSEED, from the coding sequence ATGGCGACCCCGAAATCTGCACCATTGCAGACTCCAGCCAATCGCAACGTGAACAACGTCGTATTAGGCGATCTCTTGTTTAAGCCATGGAACCAATCCATTTACCCTGAAGACCTCGTCGCCAAGGACGCCGATCGACTCTACGTTTGTCGCTGGTGCTTTCGATACTCATGTGAtgtggatatctttgaggaACACAAACGCGCTTGCGAACATCGGATAACCCCGCCAGGCACGAAAGTCTACGACCATGGCGGGTATGCAGTGTGGGAAGTTGATGGACAAAACCACAAACTTTTCGGACAGAATCTGTCCCTTTTCGCGAAACTTTTCCTCAACCACAAGACTGTATTTTTTGATGTCGCGACCTTCCTGTACTACATCCTCACTTTCACCGACCCGGACGACTTCGACAGCTACTACGTGCTCGGTTTCTTTTCAAAAGAGAAACTCTCATGGGACGCGAACAATCTTGCCTGCATTCTGATATTTCCGCCTTATCAACACAAACAACTTGGGAAGCTGTTGATGGGGGTCAGCTACAAGCTCAGCGGGTGGGACTCCAATGGTGGGTGCATAGGTGGACCGGAGAAGCCGCTGAGTGAACTGGGCCACAAAAGCTATGTCCGTTTTTGGGCCGAACGGATTGCCCGATTTTTGCTCCGCGGCAAACCTAGCGGCAGCTCCATTGAAACCGACCAACAGAAGCCCAGCTCAATTCCGAAAGGCTCCCGCAAGAGACCCTTGCGCGAGACCATTACCGTTGAAGAACTCGGCCTGGGGACTGGCATGCTGACCGAGGACGTGATCACTGCCCTCAAGAGCATGGGGCTCTTTGAACCCCAGTCCACCCCGAAAAAGCGTAAATCTACTCGTACAGCTGCGGAGGACATTACTACACCTCCAGGTCAGATGGTCACTATTTGCAAATCTGATGTATGGGAGTGGGCTCAAGCCCATCATCTCTCCCTGGATGACCCAGTCAGGGAAGAAGGCTTTGAAGGACTTTGGCCTCCCGAAATTGTGTCTGATGGGGACGGCCACAGCGTCACCTCAGAAGAAGACTGA
- a CDS encoding T-complex protein 1, zeta subunit, putative translates to MSATQLLNPKAESRRRGEALKVNIGAGEGLQDVLKSNLGPSGTLKMLVDGAGAIKLTKDGNVLLREMQIQNPTAVMIARAATAQDDITGDGTTSVVLLVGELLKQAERHISEGLHPRVITDGYEIAKTEALKFLENFKLERPIDRELLLSVARTSLSTKLNGALAEKLTPDIVDAVLAIHRAPEKPDLHMVEIMTMQHRSSSDTQLIRGLALDHGARHPDMPKRVENAFILTLNVSLEYEKSEINSGFYYSNAEQRDKLVESERKFVDAKLQKIVDLKKEVCGNDPNKGFVVINQKGIDPLSLDVLVKNGIFALRRAKRRNMERLQLVCGGTAQNSVEDLSPEVLGWAGLVYEHQLGEEKFTFIEEVKDPKSVTILIKGPNGHTITQVKDAVRDGLRSVYNTIVDGCVIPGAGAFQVACAVHLQSQDFTKTVKGKAKWGVGAFADALLIIPKTLAANSGHDIQDSLAALHDEATDGNTVGLDLVTGEPMDPIQEGVFDSFRVLRNCIASSTGIASNLLLCDELLKARQMSKAGAGGPGGQEE, encoded by the exons ATGTCTGCAACTCAACTACTTAACCCCAAGGCGGAGTCGAGG CGGAGAGGAGAGGCCTTGAAGGTGAACATCGGTGCtggtgaaggtcttcaagaTGTTCTCAAGTCCAACCTGGGTCCTTCGGGAACTTTGAAGAT GCTGGTTGATGGTGCAGGCGCA ATCAAATTGACCAAGGATGGAAACGTTTTGTTGCGGGAGATG CAAATTCAAAATCCCACGGCT GTTATGATCGCTCGTGCTGCGACCGCACAAGATGATATTACCGGTGATGGAACAACATCTGTCGTTTTGCTGGTGGGAGAGCTTTTGAAGCAGGCGGAGCGTCACATCTCGGAAGGTCTGCACCCCCGTGTCATCACTGATGGCTACGAGATTGCCAAGACCGAGGCTTTAAAG TTCCTTGAAAACTTCAAGCTCGAGCGTCCTATTGACCGAGAGCTGCTGCTATCTGTTGCCCGTACCTCCCTCTCCACCAAGCTTAATGGTGCTCTCGCCGAGAAACTTACTCCCGACATCGTCGATGCAGTGCTCGCCATTCACAGAGCCCCTGAGAAGCCCGATTTGCACATGGTTGAAATTATGACGATGCAGCACCGGTCATCATCGGATACCCAGCTCATCCGTGGCCTTGCCTTGGACCACGGAGCCAGACACCCCGACATGCCTAAGCGGGTGGAGAATGCTTTCATTTTGACACTGAACGTCAGTCTGGAGTACGAAAAGTCGGAAATTAATTCCGGATTCTACTACTCCAACGCCGAGCAGAGAGATAAGCTGGTTGAGAGTGAGCGCAAGTTTGTGGATGCGAAGCTGCAGAAGATTGTAGACCTCAAGAAGGAGGTTTGTGGAAATGACCCCAACAAGGGATTCGTTGTCATCAACCAGAAGGGTATCGACCCCCTCAGCTTGGATGTTCTCGTGAAGAACGGTATTTTCGCTCTGCGAAGAGCTAAGCGCAGAAACATGGAGCGTCTGCAGCTAGTCTGTGGTGGAACTGCCCAGAACAGTGTTGAGGATTTATCTCCGGAGGTTCTTGGGTGGGCTGGTCTGGTCTATGAGCACCAGCTTGGCGAGGAGAAGTTCACTTTTATTGAAGAGGTCAAGGATCCCAAGTCTGTGACTATCCTCATTAAGGGTCCTAACGGACACACTATCACCCAGGTTAAGGATGCCGTTCGTGATGGTTTGCGCTCTGTCTACAACACTATTGTTGACGGCTGTGTCATCCCCGGAGCTGGTGCATTCCAAGTTGCATGTGCTGTACACCTGCAGTCTCAGGACTTCACCAAGACTGTGAAGGGCAAGGCCAAGTGGGGTGTTGGTGCATTCGCTGATGCCCTTCTGATCATCCCTAAAACTCTTGCTGCCAACTCGGGCCACGATATCCAGGATTCGCTGGCGGCTCTTCACGATGAGGCAACTGATGGTAACACTGTCGGTTTGGATCTGGTCACTGGTGAACCCATGGATCCCATCCAAGAGGGTGTCTTCGATTCCTTCCGTGTTCTGCGCAACTGCATCGCTTCCAGCACTGGCATCGCGTCTAACCTCCTTCTGTGCGATGAGCTACTGAAGGCTCGGCAGATGAGCAAAGCCGGTGCCGGTGGCCCCGGTGGTCAGGAAGAGTAA